One Salvia splendens isolate huo1 chromosome 12, SspV2, whole genome shotgun sequence genomic window carries:
- the LOC121758925 gene encoding ribosome biogenesis protein BRX1 homolog 1-like isoform X3: protein MGKKRKHSETKAAENEKKEETAPERPERTLFGFKTSPEDLKENNSTPFFRNKEKVLVTCSRRISFRYRHLMMNLVDLLPHCKKDNKVESKGSKGADLNELVELRSCSSCLFFECRKGRDLYLWMAKCPNGPSVKFLVNAVHTMEELKLTGNHLKGSRPILTFSSNFDKSPHWKLLKEMITLVFATPKDHRKSKPYHDHVFVFSIADDHIWFRNYQISADHTGSSQKLDRGDLEKMTLIEVGPRFCLNPIKIFSGSFGGPTLYENPFYVSPNTIRSMEKRQKAGKYAKKVKAKTRKKMHEMENPLEVDEFADMWKE from the exons ATGGGGAAGAAGCGAAAGCACAGCGAAACCAAGGCGGCAGAGAAtgagaagaaggaagaaaccGCGCCGGAACGGCCCGAAAGAACTCTTTTCGGATTCAAAACCAGTCCTGAGGACTTAAAGGAGAATAATTCCACCCCCTTTTTCCGGAATAAAGAGAAAGTTTTGGTTACTTGTTCTCGCCGCATTAGTTTCAG GTATCGTCATTTGATGATGAACTTGGTTGATTTATTGCCTCATTGTAAGAAAGATAACAAGGTCGAGTCCAAGGGGAGCAAAGGTGCGGATCTGAACGAGCTTGTCGAGCTCAGGAGCTGCTCGTCTTGCTTGTTCTTTGAG TGCAGGAAAGGGAGAGACCTCTACTTATGGATGGCTAAGTGCCCCAATGGTCCCTCCGTTAAGTTTTTGGTTAATGCTG TGCACACAATGGAGGAACTGAAACTTACTGGAAACCATCTCAAGGGTTCACGTCCTATCCTGACGTTTTCATCCAACTTCGATAAAAGCCCTCATTGGAAGCTCCTAAAGGAGATGATTACTCTG GTGTTTGCCACACCGAAAGATCACAGGAAATCGAAACCATACCATGACCATGTATTTGTCTTCTCTATTGCTGACGACCACATATGGTTCCGGAATTACCAG ATATCAGCCGACCATACTGGTTCATCACAAAAGTTAGACCGTGGAGATTTGGAAAAGATGACTCTGATTGAG GTTGGTCCAAGGTTTTGCTTAAACCCAATTAAGATATTCAGTGGCAGCTTTGGCGGGCCAACATTGTACGAGAATCCTTTCTACGTTTCACCCAACACG ATTCGCTCTATGGAGAAAAGACAGAAGGCCGGGAAATATGCAAAGAAGGTTAAAGCCAAGACCAGGAAGAAGATGCACGAGATGGAAAATCCCCTCGAAGTTGATGAGTTTGCTGATATGTGGAAGGAGTAA
- the LOC121758925 gene encoding ribosome biogenesis protein BRX1 homolog 1-like isoform X2 — protein MGKKRKHSETKAAENEKKEETAPERPERTLFGFKTSPEDLKENNSTPFFRNKEKVLVTCSRRISFRYRHLMMNLVDLLPHCKKDNKVESKGSKGADLNELVELRSCSSCLFFECRKGRDLYLWMAKCPNGPSVKFLVNAVHTMEELKLTGNHLKGSRPILTFSSNFDKSPHWKLLKEMITLVFATPKDHRKSKPYHDHVFVFSIADDHIWFRNYQISADHTGSSQKLDRGDLEKMTLIEVGPRFCLNPIKIFSGSFGGPTLYENPFYVSPNTIRSMEKRQKAGKYAKKVKAKTRKKMHEMENPLEVDEFADMWKDFRGQPTDWIPLPTAT, from the exons ATGGGGAAGAAGCGAAAGCACAGCGAAACCAAGGCGGCAGAGAAtgagaagaaggaagaaaccGCGCCGGAACGGCCCGAAAGAACTCTTTTCGGATTCAAAACCAGTCCTGAGGACTTAAAGGAGAATAATTCCACCCCCTTTTTCCGGAATAAAGAGAAAGTTTTGGTTACTTGTTCTCGCCGCATTAGTTTCAG GTATCGTCATTTGATGATGAACTTGGTTGATTTATTGCCTCATTGTAAGAAAGATAACAAGGTCGAGTCCAAGGGGAGCAAAGGTGCGGATCTGAACGAGCTTGTCGAGCTCAGGAGCTGCTCGTCTTGCTTGTTCTTTGAG TGCAGGAAAGGGAGAGACCTCTACTTATGGATGGCTAAGTGCCCCAATGGTCCCTCCGTTAAGTTTTTGGTTAATGCTG TGCACACAATGGAGGAACTGAAACTTACTGGAAACCATCTCAAGGGTTCACGTCCTATCCTGACGTTTTCATCCAACTTCGATAAAAGCCCTCATTGGAAGCTCCTAAAGGAGATGATTACTCTG GTGTTTGCCACACCGAAAGATCACAGGAAATCGAAACCATACCATGACCATGTATTTGTCTTCTCTATTGCTGACGACCACATATGGTTCCGGAATTACCAG ATATCAGCCGACCATACTGGTTCATCACAAAAGTTAGACCGTGGAGATTTGGAAAAGATGACTCTGATTGAG GTTGGTCCAAGGTTTTGCTTAAACCCAATTAAGATATTCAGTGGCAGCTTTGGCGGGCCAACATTGTACGAGAATCCTTTCTACGTTTCACCCAACACG ATTCGCTCTATGGAGAAAAGACAGAAGGCCGGGAAATATGCAAAGAAGGTTAAAGCCAAGACCAGGAAGAAGATGCACGAGATGGAAAATCCCCTCGAAGTTGATGAGTTTGCTGATATGTGGAAGGA TTTTCGAGGGCAGCCAACAGATTGGATTCCATTACCGACAGCCACTTAG
- the LOC121758924 gene encoding G2/mitotic-specific cyclin C13-1-like, with product MADQGNTGRVTRLAARKRAAEETMVADKSKRTRVVLGDIQNVLPSRDQKIGAVNDKLKSKPRRNVRVAETKELKISEVEVKIDPSIDLIGESDDPQMCGAYVSDIYEYLHSMEMEAKRRPMSDYLEKIQKDVTANMRGVLIDWLVEVAEEYTLLPDTLYLAVSYIDRFLSCNALNRQRLQLLGVSSMLVASKYEEISPPHVDDFCYITDNTYSKKDVVEMEADVLKFLRFEMGNPTANTFLRKFTRICQEDDEALNLQLEFLAYYLAELSLLDYECVKFLPSMVAASVMFLARFTLQPEQNPWTADLESSSGYKAADLKECVGILHDLQSSKRGGSLVAIREKYNHHKFKCVSALSSPAEIPEAFFQQ from the exons ATGGCGGACCAAGGGAACACCGGGAGGGTCACCCGCCTGGCGGCGAGGAAGAGAGCGGCCGAGGAGACAATGGTAGCCGATAAGAGCAAGCGGACTAGGGTTGTGTTGGGGGATATCCAGAATGTGTTGCCCTCTCGAGATCAGAAGATCGGTGCTGTCAATGATAAGCTGAAAAGCAAACCCCGTAGGAATGTGAGGGTAGCGGAAACTAAGGAACTGAAGATCTCTGAGGTGGAGGTGAAGATCGATCCCTCCATTGATTTGATTGGAGAATCTGATGATCCTCAGATGTGTGGAGCTTACGTTTCTGATATATATGAGTATCTTCACAGTATGGAG ATGGAGGCTAAGAGAAGGCCAATGTCGGATTACTTGGAGAAAATTCAGAAAGATGTAACTGCAAACATGAGAGGGGTTTTGATAGATTGGTTGGTTGAGGTGGCGGAGGAGTACACGCTTCTTCCGGATACCTTGTATCTAGCTGTTTCCTACATCGACAGATTCTTGTCGTGCAATGCTCTTAACAGGCAAAGGCTTCAGCTACTTGGTGTCTCTTCAATGCTCGTTGCCTC GAAATACGAGGAGATTAGTCCGCCACATGTGGATGACTTTTGTTACATTACGGATAATACTTACTCTAAGAAAGATGTAGTGGAAATGGAGGCTGATGTGCTCAAGTTCCTCCGATTTGAAATGGGCAATCCCACTGCAAATACATTTCTCAGAAAATTCACCCGAATCTGTCAAGAAGATGATGAG GCGTTGAACTTGCAACTTGAGTTCTTGGCTTACTATCTAGCAGAGCTGAGTTTGCTGGATTATGAATGTGTAAAATTCTTGCCTTCAATGGTGGCTGCATCAGTCATGTTCCTAGCAAGGTTTACACTTCAGCCTGAACAAAATCCATGG ACTGCGGACCTAGAATCTAGTTCAGGATACAAAGCTGCAGATCTTAAGGAATGTGTTGGCATCCTTCACGATCTGCAATCAAGCAAACGGGGTGGCTCTTTGGTTGCTATAAGGGAGAAATACAATCATCACAAG
- the LOC121758925 gene encoding ribosome biogenesis protein BRX1 homolog 1-like isoform X1, producing MGKKRKHSETKAAENEKKEETAPERPERTLFGFKTSPEDLKENNSTPFFRNKEKVLVTCSRRISFRYRHLMMNLVDLLPHCKKDNKVESKGSKGADLNELVELRSCSSCLFFECRKGRDLYLWMAKCPNGPSVKFLVNAVHTMEELKLTGNHLKGSRPILTFSSNFDKSPHWKLLKEMITLVFATPKDHRKSKPYHDHVFVFSIADDHIWFRNYQISADHTGSSQKLDRGDLEKMTLIEVGPRFCLNPIKIFSGSFGGPTLYENPFYVSPNTIRSMEKRQKAGKYAKKVKAKTRKKMHEMENPLEVDEFADMWKEWRLIISLDNIFNQFSRAANRLDSITDSHLVKKQYNFQHSRADCNN from the exons ATGGGGAAGAAGCGAAAGCACAGCGAAACCAAGGCGGCAGAGAAtgagaagaaggaagaaaccGCGCCGGAACGGCCCGAAAGAACTCTTTTCGGATTCAAAACCAGTCCTGAGGACTTAAAGGAGAATAATTCCACCCCCTTTTTCCGGAATAAAGAGAAAGTTTTGGTTACTTGTTCTCGCCGCATTAGTTTCAG GTATCGTCATTTGATGATGAACTTGGTTGATTTATTGCCTCATTGTAAGAAAGATAACAAGGTCGAGTCCAAGGGGAGCAAAGGTGCGGATCTGAACGAGCTTGTCGAGCTCAGGAGCTGCTCGTCTTGCTTGTTCTTTGAG TGCAGGAAAGGGAGAGACCTCTACTTATGGATGGCTAAGTGCCCCAATGGTCCCTCCGTTAAGTTTTTGGTTAATGCTG TGCACACAATGGAGGAACTGAAACTTACTGGAAACCATCTCAAGGGTTCACGTCCTATCCTGACGTTTTCATCCAACTTCGATAAAAGCCCTCATTGGAAGCTCCTAAAGGAGATGATTACTCTG GTGTTTGCCACACCGAAAGATCACAGGAAATCGAAACCATACCATGACCATGTATTTGTCTTCTCTATTGCTGACGACCACATATGGTTCCGGAATTACCAG ATATCAGCCGACCATACTGGTTCATCACAAAAGTTAGACCGTGGAGATTTGGAAAAGATGACTCTGATTGAG GTTGGTCCAAGGTTTTGCTTAAACCCAATTAAGATATTCAGTGGCAGCTTTGGCGGGCCAACATTGTACGAGAATCCTTTCTACGTTTCACCCAACACG ATTCGCTCTATGGAGAAAAGACAGAAGGCCGGGAAATATGCAAAGAAGGTTAAAGCCAAGACCAGGAAGAAGATGCACGAGATGGAAAATCCCCTCGAAGTTGATGAGTTTGCTGATATGTGGAAGGA ATGGCGGCTAATTATATCCTTGGATAATATATTTAACCAGTTTTCGAGGGCAGCCAACAGATTGGATTCCATTACCGACAGCCACTTAGTAAAAAAGCAATACAACTTTCAACATTCAAGAGCGGACTGTAATAACTGA
- the LOC121758913 gene encoding subtilisin-like protease SBT3 has protein sequence MEFPNAVFHLLFSLLFLLVHHVSSQRSTYIVHMDKSTMPKAFSSHHFWYSSLLTSSKRSVSEPKLIYTYDHAFHGFSAVLSEDELEALKNSAGFISAYKDGVVMPDTTHSSKFLGLTSASGLWPASSYGKDIIIGIVDSGIWPESPSFSDDGMTEIPARWKGACNGGEGFNASLCNRKIIGARYFNQGIRAEDPDQEFKDSARDDTGHGTHVASIAAGNIVEGVSFFGYAPGTARGVAPRARLAVYKVLFRGATESDLLAGMDQAIADGVDIISVSISSRANNLYESPFAIAGFGAREKGIMLVTSAGNRGTRGIRTIFKGVPWAVVVASGTVDRWFAGTLTLGNGKTITGWTTYPATAILRNVPVVYNQSLTGCTTAELAEAPENTIIVCNTTIGNTNFDIVMEDLSNSNVKAAIIIAEETSIFRFSTFPYPGVVITAAQGQQVADYALASATPTASIDFQQTILGRGPRAAPALSDDSSRGPGRSYEGILKPDLMAPGVLILAAFQPHFPAARIGRNIDLSADYNLLSGTSMACPHISGVLALLKAAHPDWSLAAIQSAMMTTANPLDNTNQPIRAQDGSVASPLGIGSGHVDPNRALDPGLIYDASMQDLVNLVCSMNFTRNQTLTIIRSSYNCTNPSSDLNYPSFVALIRAAEMGRTLTRRFRRRVTNVGNGAATYKVTVEVPVNTTAVVRPQTLVFGKKYETKSYSLTIRYKADIEIQHREGAVIWTDQTGKYRVRSPIMVSAAADNFE, from the coding sequence ATGGAGTTTCCAAATGCAGTTTTTCATCTTCTCTTCTCACTGTTGTTTCTTCTAGTTCATCATGTTTCATCACAAAGATCCACTTACATTGTCCACATGGACAAATCCACCATGCCTAAGGCATTTTCCAGTCACCATTTTTGGTATTCTTCCCTTCTTACATCATCAAAAAGATCAGTGTCGGagcccaagctgatctacaccTACGACCACGCCTTCCACGGGTTCAGCGCTGTGCTGTCGGAAGACGAACTCGAAGCCTTGAAGAACTCAGCTGGCTTCATCTCCGCCTACAAGGATGGTGTCGTGATGCCGGACACAACACACTCCAGCAAGTTCCTTGGCCTCACCAGTGCTTCTGGCCTCTGGCCGGCTTCCAGCTACGGCAAAGATATTATAATCGGCATTGTTGACTCTGGCATCTGGCCGGAGAGTCCGAGCTTCAGCGACGATGGGATGACTGAGATCCCCGCAAGGTGGAAGGGGGCTTGCAACGGTGGTGAGGGTTTCAATGCATCGCTATGCAACAGGAAAATCATCGGAGCCAGATACTTCAACCAAGGAATTCGAGCAGAGGATCCTGATCAGGAGTTTAAAGATTCAGCAAGGGACGACACTGGCCATGGCACCCACGTGGCGTCAATCGCTGCTGGAAACATTGTGGAGGGAGTTTCCTTCTTCGGCTACGCGCCCGGGACTGCGAGGGGGGTCGCTCCCCGAGCTAGGTTGGCGGTCTACAAGGTCCTCTTCCGCGGAGCCACTGAATCCGATTTGCTGGCGGGAATGGACCAGGCCATTGCTGACGGAGTCGATATAATTTCCGTTTCAATAAGTAGCAGGGCGAATAATCTGTACGAGAGTCCTTTCGCCATAGCCGGCTTTGGTGCGAGGGAGAAGGGAATCATGCTTGTTACGTCGGCGGGGAATCGTGGGACTCGTGGAATTAGAACTATATTTAAAGGAGTCCCATGGGCCGTCGTTGTCGCTTCGGGAACCGTTGATCGTTGGTTTGCCGGTACTTTAACTCTTGGCAATGGGAAAACCATCACTGGCTGGACCACATATCCGGCTACTGCCATACTCCGGAACGTGCCTGTAGTGTACAACCAGAGCTTAACCGGCTGCACCACAGCTGAGCTGGCGGAAGCGCCGGAAAACACCATCATCGTCTGCAACACCACCATCGGAAACACGAATTTTGACATCGTGATGGAAGACTTATCCAATTCCAACGTCAAAGCAGCTATAATCATTGCCGAAGAAACCTCCATTTTCCGATTCAGCACGTTTCCTTACCCCGGAGTCGTGATCACGGCAGCGCAAGGGCAACAAGTCGCTGATTACGCGCTTGCCAGCGCTACCCCGACCGCGAGCATCGATTTTCAGCAAACGATTCTCGGCAGGGGGCCGAGAGCCGCGCCGGCTCTCTCTGACGACTCATCAAGAGGTCCGGGGCGATCCTACGAGGGCATCCTGAAGCCCGACCTGATGGCGCCGGGCGTGTTAATCCTGGCCGCCTTCCAACCCCACTTCCCGGCGGCCAGGATCGGCAGAAACATCGACCTCTCCGCTGACTACAATCTCCTATCGGGCACGTCGATGGCGTGCCCACATATCTCCGGGGTCTTGGCGCTTTTGAAAGCCGCACACCCCGATTGGAGCCTGGCAGCGATACAGTCTGCGATGATGACTACCGCCAATCCTCTGGACAACACAAACCAGCCAATCAGGGCACAAGACGGCTCGGTCGCCTCCCCTCTGGGCATCGGGTCGGGTCACGTTGACCCCAACAGAGCGTTGGATCCAGGCCTTATTTACGATGCTTCCATGCAAGACCTGGTGAATCTGGTATGTTCCATGAACTTTACTCGCAACCAGACTCTGACAATCATAAGATCGAGCTACAACTGCACGAATCCGTCGTCCGACCTCAATTATCCATCTTTCGTGGCTCTGATTCGGGCAGCGGAGATGGGGAGGACGTTGACTCGGAGGTTCCGGAGAAGAGTGACGAATGTAGGGAATGGCGCGGCCACGTATAAGGTTACGGTGGAAGTTCCGGTGAACACGACAGCCGTAGTTCGGCCTCAAACGTTGGTGTTTGGCAAGAAATACGAGACGAAGAGCTATTCTCTCACGATTCGGTACAAGGCTGATATTGAGATTCAGCATAGAGAAGGCGCAGTCATTTGGACCGATCAAACCGGTAAGTATAGAGTGAGAAGCCCGATTATGGTGTCCGCTGCCGCCGACAATTTCgagtaa
- the LOC121758921 gene encoding metal transporter Nramp2-like: MNSTTSPDNHAPPNPQLHAPQQLQSNEDESRRLLPQPAKSDAVSIQSDEEAAYEAQQKILIADFELDSPNYSGPPPFSWTKLWMFTGPGFLMSIAFLDPGNLEGDLQAGAIAGYSLLWLLMWATAMGLLIQLLSARLGVATGRHLAELCRDEYPDWARIMLWFMAEVALIGADIQEVIGSAIAIQILSRGFLPLWTGVLITAADCFIFLLLENYGVRKLEAVFAVLITTMGLSFAWMFADAKPSRKELIVGLLVPRLSSRTIRQAVGVVGCVIMPHNVFLHSALVQSRKIDPSRKGQVQEALTYYSIESSAALFVSFLINLCVTTVFAKGFSGSKQAEYIGLVNAGKYLEEKYGGGLFPILYIWGIGLLAAGTSSTITGTYAGQFIMGGFLNLRLKKSLRALITRSCAIVPTIIVALVFNKSESSLDILNEWLNVLQSIQIPFALIPLLTLVSKEQLMGTFKIGPLLGRAAWTVAVLVMVINGYLLLHFFLSEVNGLLIGFLVSAGTAAYVAFVVYLISHSDCELSNWLSRLITNTPA; the protein is encoded by the exons ATGAACTCAACCACCTCACCAGACAATCATGCACCTCCGAATCCCCAATTACACGCGCCGCAGCAGCTGCAGTCAAACGAGGATGAATCGCGCCGATTACTGCCCCAACCGGCGAAATCCGACGCCGTTTCGATTCAATCCGACGAGGAGGCGGCGTACGAGGCGCAACAGAAGATCCTGATCGCGGATTTCGAATTGGATTCGCCCAATTACTCGGGGCCGCCGCCGTTCTCGTGGACGAAGCTGTGGATGTTCACCGGTCCGGGGTTCCTCATGAGCATAGCGTTTCTGGATCCGGGGAATCTGGAGGGGGATCTTCAGGCCGGCGCCATTGCGGGATACTCACTGCTGTGGCTGCTGATGTGGGCGACGGCGATGGGGCTGCTGATTCAGCTGCTGTCGGCGAGGTTAGGGGTGGCGACGGGGCGGCACTTGGCGGAGCTCTGCCGCGATGAGTATCCGGATTGGGCGAGGATTATGCTGTGGTTCATGGCGGAGGTGGCGCTGATTGGGGCTGATATTCAGGAGGTGATCGGAAGCGCGATCGCTATTCAGATTTTGAGCCGAGGGTTTCTCCCCCTCTGGACTGGTGTTCTAATTACTGCTGCTGATTG CTTTATATTTTTACTTCTTGAAAACTATGGAGTGAGGAAGTTGGAAGCTGTGTTTGCAGTTCTCATCACAACTATGGGCCTGTCATTTGCTTGGATGTTTGCTGATGCTAAGCCAAGCAGAAAGGAGCTTATAGTAG GTCTTTTGGTTCCACGTCTTAGTTCAAGAACAATCCGGCAGGCTGTGGGAGTTGTGGGTTGTGTGATAATGCCCCACAATGTCTTTCTGCACTCTGCTCTCGTACAATCAAGAAAGATTGACCCTAGCAGGAAAGGCCAGGTCCAGGAGGCGCTCACCTATTACTCCATCGAGTCCTCAGCTGCCCTTTTCGTCTCCTTCTTGATCAACCTATGTGTGACAACAGTTTTTGCCAAGGGTTTCAGTGGAAGCAAACAAGCAGAGTATATAGGcctagtaaatgcaggaaagtaTCTAGAGGAGAAGTATGGTGGTGGTCTTTTTCCAATCCTCTACATATGGGGCATTGGATTATTGGCAGCCGGGACGAGTAGTACTATAACTGGGACTTATGCTGGACAGTTCATAATGGGTGGCTTTCTAAATCTCCGTCTAAAGAAGTCGCTGAGAGCCTTGATTACTCGAAGCTGTGCTATTGTTCCAACTATAATAGTAGCATTGGTGTTTAACAAATCAGAATCATCTTTAGATATACTGAATGAGTGGCTCAATGTGTTACAGTCTATACAGATACCTTTTGCCCTCATCCCTCTTCTCACTCTGGTGTCGAAGGAGCAGCTGATGGGAACGTTCAAGATTGGTCCTTTACTCGGG AGGGCTGCGTGGACGGTGGCTGTGCTAGTGATGGTGATCAATGGATACCTTTTGCTCCACTTTTTCCTGTCCGAAGTCAATGGTCTGTTGATTGGCTTCCTCGTCTCTGCTGGCACTGCAGCGTACGTTGCTTTCGTGGTATATCTCATTTCGCATAGCGACTGTGAGCTGTCTAACTGGCTAAGCCGGCTCATTACCAACACACCTGCTTAA